One window from the genome of Pseudanabaena yagii GIHE-NHR1 encodes:
- a CDS encoding AAA family ATPase, giving the protein MPKWFNTAGPCKPDIHYMLSATDRLPEIKQLIAQENYFVIHAPRQVGKTTAMLALAQELTASGQYTAVMLSLEVGAVFSHDPKLAGRAILDEWQDAIKFYLPPELHPSHRILGESGRHIGAFLAAWTQESSRPLVVFLDEIDALSDETLVSVLRQIRSGFPRRPKGFPQSVALVGMRDVRDYKYASGGSDRLNTSSPFNIKVRSFTLSNFTLEDVRNLYQQHTDATGQIFTPEAVDLAFHLTQGQPWLVNAIAKEIVEYITKDPAIPITADLVNEAKEILIKRQDTHLDSLAERLREDRVRAIIQPILSGLELGDTPDDDRRYLLDLGLVVRSQEGGLKIANPIYQEVIPRGLSQGVQDSLPMIQPSWLNPDGSLNAQVLLEAFLKFWRQHGEPLFKSANYPEIAPHLVMMAFLHRVVNVNGSLEREYAIGSGKMDICLRYGKQTLAMELKVWADKRPDPLKEGLPQIDKYLSGLSLDTGWLVIFDRRSGLPPLSDRTTTENVISPAGREIIVIRG; this is encoded by the coding sequence ATGCCCAAATGGTTTAATACTGCTGGTCCTTGTAAGCCTGACATTCACTACATGTTGTCAGCTACTGACCGCTTACCTGAAATCAAACAACTAATTGCTCAGGAAAACTATTTTGTGATCCATGCACCAAGGCAGGTGGGTAAGACTACAGCTATGTTGGCACTTGCTCAAGAGTTAACGGCTAGCGGTCAATATACGGCGGTTATGTTATCACTGGAAGTAGGGGCTGTATTTTCCCATGACCCAAAATTAGCAGGTCGAGCAATTTTGGATGAGTGGCAGGATGCAATTAAGTTTTATTTACCGCCAGAGTTGCACCCCAGTCATAGAATTTTAGGAGAATCAGGTCGTCACATTGGTGCTTTTTTGGCAGCATGGACACAGGAGTCGTCACGACCATTAGTGGTGTTTCTCGATGAAATTGATGCTTTGAGTGATGAGACTCTAGTTTCTGTACTTCGGCAAATTAGATCTGGATTTCCACGCCGTCCCAAGGGATTTCCGCAGTCAGTTGCATTAGTGGGGATGCGCGATGTACGGGATTATAAGTATGCATCAGGAGGAAGCGACCGCCTAAATACTTCTAGTCCTTTTAATATCAAAGTGCGTTCTTTTACTCTGAGTAACTTTACGCTTGAAGATGTGAGAAATCTTTATCAGCAGCATACGGATGCCACAGGACAGATATTTACTCCTGAAGCTGTTGATTTAGCTTTTCATTTGACTCAGGGTCAGCCTTGGTTGGTGAATGCGATCGCTAAGGAAATTGTGGAATATATCACGAAAGATCCTGCAATTCCGATTACGGCTGATTTGGTAAATGAGGCTAAGGAGATTCTGATTAAGAGACAGGATACTCATTTGGATAGTCTTGCTGAAAGATTGAGAGAAGATAGAGTCAGAGCGATCATCCAACCAATTTTATCTGGCTTAGAGTTAGGAGATACCCCAGATGACGACCGCCGCTATTTGTTAGACTTGGGGTTAGTGGTGCGGAGTCAGGAAGGTGGTTTGAAGATTGCGAATCCCATCTATCAAGAAGTGATTCCTAGGGGTTTATCTCAAGGGGTGCAGGATAGTCTACCGATGATTCAACCTAGTTGGTTAAATCCTGATGGAAGTCTCAATGCTCAAGTCCTGCTTGAAGCTTTTCTCAAGTTCTGGAGACAACATGGTGAGCCATTGTTCAAGAGTGCTAATTATCCAGAAATTGCGCCTCATCTGGTGATGATGGCATTTTTGCATCGGGTGGTTAATGTTAACGGCTCGTTGGAAAGGGAATATGCGATCGGTTCGGGTAAGATGGATATTTGTTTGCGCTATGGTAAACAAACTTTGGCAATGGAGTTGAAGGTTTGGGCGGATAAAAGACCTGATCCGCTTAAGGAAGGTTTGCCGCAGATCGATAAGTATTTGTCGGGGTTGAGTTTGGATACGGGTTGGTTGGTGATCTTTGATCGCCGTTCTGGTTTGCCGCCTCTAAGTGATCGCACTACCACTGAAAATGTCATTAGTCCCGCAGGTCGAGAGATTATCGTCATTCGGGGATAG
- a CDS encoding nitrile hydratase accessory protein has protein sequence MQTQFEHFAATSMLGRKDSPPRCDGELFFEDSWEGRAFGIAIALSKKGHYEWEDFRQQLITSIGEWESSHALDDPSWNYYQRWLLALERVMLEINLIDSVELEQQLAELITQDTFY, from the coding sequence ATGCAAACTCAATTTGAGCATTTTGCCGCGACTAGTATGCTAGGCAGAAAGGACTCACCACCCCGATGTGATGGCGAACTGTTTTTTGAAGATTCTTGGGAAGGTCGCGCTTTTGGAATCGCGATCGCCCTCTCCAAAAAAGGTCATTACGAATGGGAAGACTTTCGACAGCAATTGATTACGTCAATTGGAGAGTGGGAGTCCTCACATGCCCTCGATGACCCAAGCTGGAACTATTATCAGCGTTGGCTTTTGGCACTAGAGCGCGTGATGCTAGAAATCAACCTGATTGATTCAGTAGAACTCGAACAACAACTGGCAGAGTTGATAACACAAGATACTTTTTATTGA
- the nthA gene encoding nitrile hydratase subunit alpha translates to MSGYEHFKYSTDREAYSAARVHALEALLVKKGVITGSTVDQVLKYFKTEMGPFNGAKIVARAWVDPSFKMRLLKDANAAIAEMKFPPGMSGAEGEHLKIVENTPTVHNLIVCTLCSCYPWPTLGLPPYWFKDPTFRARAVREPRAVLKEFGLVIDPAVEIKVWDSSAQIRWSVLPERPEGTAGMSESQLAAIVTPESMMGVGKIKVA, encoded by the coding sequence ATGAGTGGATACGAGCATTTTAAGTACAGTACCGATCGAGAAGCCTACAGTGCGGCACGCGTTCACGCCTTAGAGGCGCTGCTGGTGAAGAAAGGAGTGATTACAGGTTCCACCGTCGATCAGGTTTTGAAGTACTTCAAAACAGAGATGGGACCGTTTAATGGAGCCAAGATTGTGGCGCGGGCTTGGGTTGATCCGAGCTTTAAAATGCGCTTGTTAAAAGACGCTAATGCCGCGATCGCTGAGATGAAATTCCCCCCTGGCATGTCTGGAGCCGAGGGTGAACACCTCAAGATTGTTGAAAATACGCCTACAGTCCATAACTTGATTGTCTGTACCCTATGTTCTTGCTACCCTTGGCCTACTTTGGGATTACCACCCTACTGGTTCAAAGATCCAACCTTCCGAGCCAGAGCCGTGCGCGAACCTCGTGCCGTCCTGAAAGAATTTGGCTTAGTGATCGATCCCGCCGTCGAAATTAAAGTCTGGGATAGTAGCGCCCAAATTCGTTGGTCGGTATTGCCAGAGAGACCAGAAGGCACAGCAGGCATGAGCGAAAGCCAGTTAGCGGCAATAGTTACGCCCGAATCAATGATGGGAGTTGGCAAAATTAAGGTAGCGTAA